The Geotalea uraniireducens Rf4 genome window below encodes:
- a CDS encoding ABC transporter ATP-binding protein, with protein MSGWRIMLSYIYRHRLVYCIAVIIIATSSLLSVFIPRVLGRFADRLQHGNLSIEDTASCAGVLILLGLGRVTAAWTGRTLSHRRGRILTYDLRRDLLQKWGTLSPAYYHGHSTGELLSHALSDVEVIREFATMGINQAAAGLTMLTAVLYMMVVHGDWRLTVVGLGPLFIIPVLVRYLGPKIRTQSTHCQEALGSMAQTVEEVIGGIRAVKAFGNERVVIGQFEQKVDTIVAEKIRFVRNSSLFGALVPLMANLGFIGVLGYGGFLTITKVITIGDYVAFTLYIALLRNPLEHLGQVLNVIQRASASLNRISELMQVVPAVRDRQGALLDRPLQGTLSVNGLTFRYPGTERDVLTDISFHVKRGKTLGIIGPMGSGKTTLADLLLRLYDPPEGTVFIDGADILQYPLARLRQGMAYVPQDGFLFSTTLNENIGFSDEAPDLERVKNAARITAVYENIERFPEGFATEVGERGVRLSGGQKQRVAIARIIYKDAPIQILDDSLSAIDTNTERQILRNMGDKGRLKARLSCKDKKTTIIISHRLSSVQQADEILVLDEGRIVERGDHAGLIKAGGPYAGLWQMQAGLTEEGSPGRPGLTDDEAFIPPGLTEGLAAMQAGLTEEVA; from the coding sequence ATGTCAGGTTGGCGCATCATGCTGTCATATATTTACCGGCACAGGCTTGTCTACTGTATCGCCGTCATCATCATCGCGACTTCAAGCCTCTTATCGGTATTCATTCCCAGGGTGCTTGGCCGCTTTGCCGACCGTTTGCAGCATGGCAACCTGAGTATCGAGGATACGGCTAGTTGTGCGGGGGTGCTGATCCTGCTCGGTCTCGGCAGGGTGACGGCGGCATGGACGGGGCGCACCCTTTCCCACCGCCGGGGGCGCATTCTCACCTATGACCTGCGCCGGGACCTGCTGCAAAAATGGGGGACCCTTTCACCTGCCTATTATCACGGCCACAGCACGGGCGAACTTTTGTCCCATGCCCTGAGCGATGTGGAGGTTATCCGGGAATTCGCCACCATGGGGATCAATCAGGCGGCAGCCGGCCTGACCATGCTGACGGCCGTGCTGTATATGATGGTGGTGCACGGAGACTGGAGGCTGACCGTTGTCGGTCTGGGGCCGCTCTTTATCATTCCGGTTCTGGTCAGATATCTTGGGCCCAAAATCAGAACGCAGTCCACCCATTGCCAGGAGGCACTGGGCTCCATGGCCCAGACCGTTGAAGAGGTCATCGGCGGCATCCGCGCTGTCAAAGCCTTCGGCAACGAACGGGTGGTTATCGGACAATTCGAACAGAAAGTGGATACCATCGTTGCGGAAAAAATCAGATTTGTCCGCAACTCTTCCCTCTTCGGCGCCCTCGTCCCCTTGATGGCCAATCTGGGTTTCATCGGCGTCCTCGGTTACGGCGGCTTCCTGACCATCACCAAGGTGATCACCATCGGGGACTATGTTGCCTTCACCTTATACATAGCCCTGCTCCGTAACCCGCTGGAGCACCTGGGGCAGGTGCTCAACGTCATTCAACGTGCAAGCGCATCCCTCAACAGGATCTCGGAGCTGATGCAGGTCGTGCCGGCAGTCCGTGACCGGCAAGGGGCTTTGCTCGACCGGCCGCTTCAGGGGACCTTGAGCGTGAACGGACTGACCTTCCGTTATCCGGGCACAGAGCGGGATGTCCTGACCGATATCTCCTTTCACGTGAAAAGGGGGAAGACCCTGGGCATTATCGGTCCCATGGGAAGCGGCAAGACCACCTTGGCCGACCTGCTCCTCAGGCTGTACGACCCGCCGGAGGGGACGGTTTTCATCGACGGCGCGGATATCCTTCAGTATCCACTGGCGCGGCTCCGGCAGGGGATGGCGTATGTGCCGCAGGACGGCTTTCTCTTTTCGACCACCCTCAATGAAAACATCGGCTTTTCAGATGAGGCGCCCGACTTGGAACGGGTAAAAAACGCCGCGAGAATTACCGCTGTTTACGAAAACATCGAGCGCTTTCCCGAGGGTTTTGCAACCGAGGTCGGTGAACGGGGGGTAAGGTTGTCCGGCGGTCAGAAGCAGCGCGTCGCCATAGCGCGGATAATTTACAAGGATGCGCCCATCCAGATACTTGATGACAGTCTGAGTGCCATAGACACGAATACGGAACGGCAGATCCTGAGAAATATGGGAGACAAGGGACGCCTGAAGGCGCGTTTGAGCTGCAAAGACAAAAAGACGACCATCATCATCTCCCATCGGCTGAGCTCGGTCCAGCAGGCGGACGAGATCCTGGTCCTCGACGAAGGGCGCATCGTGGAAAGGGGTGACCACGCCGGGCTGATCAAGGCGGGCGGCCCCTATGCCGGATTATGGCAGATGCAGGCCGGTCTGACGGAGGAAGGGTCACCCGGGCGACCCGGTTTGACGGATGATGAGGCTTTTATCCCGCCCGGTTTGACGGAAGGTTTGGCAGCCATGCAGGCCGGCTTGACAGAGGAGGTGGCATGA
- a CDS encoding aliphatic sulfonate ABC transporter substrate-binding protein, which yields MTDKKSKKPLVIGSFLLVTILVVAGYALSGKPNPAEKKVPVIRIGSTAPGHLKFILSQQKRLWDEEFAKDGIKVEYYPFSGGGQEAMTALATGGLDVAYTASDPALRTAASGANVKLIGLSSFGKNGGSDIAVRKDSPINSVKDLKGKKVAYLTGTVRHSTIAKALKHEGLSLKDIDGLNLAFEASGPALMRGDIDAVVEGRNTFTPLLETGSIRIIHDGRSHPEWSSPSAISANGDFLKKHQSLIKRLLKIDLEAARWADAHPAETIKIFSETTKKKESAVQRDYPDNMFYQYPRITGKAIEAFKAEEAFLKDAGLANGSVDYVSWIDSRLIDQVYAESPGK from the coding sequence ATGACCGATAAAAAATCAAAAAAGCCCTTGGTCATCGGCAGCTTTCTGCTGGTGACGATATTAGTGGTGGCCGGATATGCTCTGTCCGGTAAACCGAATCCCGCTGAGAAAAAAGTGCCTGTAATCCGCATCGGAAGCACAGCCCCGGGCCATCTGAAGTTTATTCTCAGCCAACAAAAGAGATTGTGGGACGAGGAATTTGCCAAGGATGGCATTAAGGTCGAGTACTATCCCTTTTCCGGCGGTGGACAGGAAGCCATGACAGCATTGGCTACCGGTGGTCTGGATGTGGCGTATACCGCATCGGATCCCGCCCTGCGCACAGCGGCATCGGGCGCTAATGTCAAGTTGATAGGCCTTTCCAGCTTTGGTAAAAACGGAGGCTCCGACATCGCCGTCAGGAAGGACTCTCCGATCAATTCGGTGAAGGACCTGAAGGGGAAAAAGGTTGCGTATTTAACTGGCACGGTACGGCACTCCACCATTGCCAAAGCCTTGAAGCATGAGGGTCTTTCCCTCAAGGATATCGATGGGCTCAATCTTGCCTTCGAAGCCTCCGGGCCAGCCTTGATGCGCGGAGATATCGATGCCGTCGTCGAGGGGAGGAATACTTTTACTCCCTTATTGGAAACCGGATCAATAAGGATTATCCACGATGGAAGAAGCCATCCCGAATGGTCCAGTCCTTCGGCTATTTCTGCCAACGGTGATTTTCTCAAAAAACATCAGTCCCTGATCAAGCGCCTCCTGAAGATCGACCTGGAGGCCGCCCGCTGGGCCGATGCACATCCGGCAGAGACCATAAAGATTTTCTCCGAGACGACCAAAAAGAAAGAAAGCGCCGTGCAAAGGGATTATCCGGACAATATGTTTTACCAGTATCCCCGAATTACGGGGAAAGCGATCGAAGCGTTTAAAGCCGAGGAGGCATTCCTCAAGGATGCCGGTCTTGCCAACGGCTCCGTCGACTACGTCAGCTGGATCGACAGCCGTCTCATCGATCAGGTGTATGCGGAATCGCCCGGGAAATAA
- a CDS encoding ABC transporter permease, translating into MTEIILKKLGLNQSAKDSVGLPKSKTVQVLSRILHWKEKAGTVLYGLPLVFVFFAVWEIAPLTGIVSPIFFPPFSKAIIALKGLILSGELFGHIGVSLQRALTGFFLAVVVAVPLGFLMGRYSRLEKIADLMIQGLRNTPHFALLPVFIMVLGIGESSKIAITFLAAVWFILINTISGVKCVDPLYLKAAKSMGTSDTDLFIKVILPASIPSIVSGARLGVKSSLMAVIGAEMLAAKSGLGFFIQNSHLMYRIPEMYAGILALAIFGLLINYLLVWFEKSATPWKASTH; encoded by the coding sequence ATGACGGAGATCATCTTGAAAAAACTCGGATTGAATCAGAGCGCAAAAGATTCGGTCGGGCTCCCCAAATCAAAAACAGTACAGGTTCTCAGTCGGATTCTCCATTGGAAGGAGAAAGCCGGAACCGTTCTGTACGGATTGCCCCTTGTCTTCGTCTTTTTTGCCGTCTGGGAAATCGCGCCGCTGACAGGGATCGTCAGTCCGATTTTTTTTCCCCCGTTTTCCAAGGCAATAATCGCCCTCAAGGGTTTGATCCTTTCAGGTGAATTGTTCGGCCATATCGGAGTGAGCCTGCAACGCGCGCTTACGGGATTTTTCCTGGCGGTGGTGGTCGCCGTTCCCCTGGGGTTCCTGATGGGAAGATACTCCCGGCTGGAGAAAATCGCCGACCTGATGATCCAGGGACTGCGCAATACCCCTCATTTCGCGTTACTCCCGGTGTTCATCATGGTCCTGGGTATCGGTGAGTCATCGAAGATTGCGATCACCTTCCTGGCAGCGGTCTGGTTTATCCTCATCAACACCATCAGCGGCGTGAAATGTGTGGATCCTCTCTATCTCAAGGCCGCAAAATCAATGGGTACCTCGGATACGGATCTGTTCATAAAGGTAATCTTGCCGGCAAGTATTCCTTCCATCGTTTCAGGTGCGCGTCTGGGGGTCAAATCCTCACTCATGGCGGTGATCGGCGCCGAAATGCTGGCAGCAAAATCGGGTTTGGGCTTTTTCATCCAGAACTCCCATTTAATGTACCGCATTCCGGAGATGTATGCGGGTATTCTGGCACTCGCAATTTTCGGCCTGTTAATCAATTACCTGCTCGTCTGGTTCGAAAAGTCTGCAACCCCCTGGAAAGCATCAACCCATTAG
- a CDS encoding ABC transporter ATP-binding protein, producing MAAGQSDTSERRETDESKIILENISQVYRRKKSNGEVPSEFTALSNINMKVKKGEFVAIVGPSGCGKSTLLDILAGLTRPASGEIHIDGKKITGPALDRGIVLQGYALFPWRTVRRNVEFGLEVKNVPKEERKDISQHFIRLVGLDGFENRYPLELSGGMKQRVAIARALAYDPEVLLMDEPFAAVDAQTRETLQDELLRIWDETKKTIIFVTHSIDEAVYLADRVAVLTTNPGTIREIVATNLPRPRYKSDIRSSAEFSWTRHKIKELLQDKNDIIERKQVNGPPVADVISTFASI from the coding sequence ATGGCTGCCGGGCAAAGTGATACCAGTGAAAGACGCGAGACCGACGAGAGTAAAATCATTTTGGAAAATATCAGCCAGGTTTATCGCCGGAAAAAAAGTAACGGGGAAGTACCGTCTGAGTTCACGGCCCTCAGCAATATCAACATGAAGGTGAAAAAAGGGGAGTTCGTCGCCATTGTAGGGCCTTCAGGCTGCGGCAAATCCACTCTTCTCGACATTCTGGCGGGGCTTACCCGGCCCGCTTCCGGAGAAATCCACATCGACGGAAAGAAGATTACCGGACCGGCACTTGATCGCGGCATTGTCCTTCAGGGTTACGCCCTTTTCCCCTGGCGCACTGTCCGGAGGAATGTCGAGTTCGGCCTGGAGGTGAAGAATGTCCCCAAGGAAGAGCGCAAGGATATCAGTCAGCATTTCATCCGGCTCGTCGGCCTGGATGGATTCGAAAACCGTTATCCCCTTGAGCTTTCCGGCGGTATGAAACAGCGGGTTGCAATCGCCCGCGCCCTTGCATACGATCCGGAAGTTCTTCTCATGGATGAGCCGTTCGCCGCAGTGGATGCCCAAACAAGGGAAACGCTACAGGACGAACTGCTCCGCATCTGGGATGAAACGAAAAAAACGATCATCTTCGTCACCCACAGCATTGACGAGGCGGTTTACCTTGCGGATCGGGTTGCAGTCCTGACCACCAACCCCGGTACGATCAGGGAAATCGTCGCCACCAATCTACCCAGACCGCGCTACAAGAGCGACATCAGATCATCTGCGGAATTCAGCTGGACCAGGCACAAGATCAAGGAGCTGTTGCAGGACAAGAACGACATCATCGAGCGGAAACAGGTTAACGGTCCCCCCGTGGCCGATGTGATTTCAACGTTTGCATCCATATGA
- a CDS encoding 2-hydroxyacyl-CoA dehydratase subunit D yields MPLNTLVKIENAVKERPAQLEAAKQKGKKVVGWFSYNVPVEIFHALGLIPVRLGLGGSEALVEKGGRYLSTQNCVFLREAVGLFEENTDPYIKSADLVVFDTTCLQTFRTAQVVKYYFNVNTLLIDVPKNFHLPEGVEYYRKEVADFAAKLEEFAGTKLDAGKLAESVQLHNDIRAAVRKLYDYQAATNPAISWRETYNVVQAGYYLCRTKYLTLLEELLAELKEAVGEPVLNDLGDKPRIFISGSVIPPGDTKLIEIIEKAGARIVGDDLWSGLAPAIELDIKEPTLKGIAEAYLGRFPHGALPILDAKTDRRLATRTALARKFGAHGVIYHTLRYCDPFTFKASEAKRILNNEGFAVLEIHTEYAGSDYEGIRTRVGAFVELLETRVALANVA; encoded by the coding sequence ATGCCGCTTAACACACTGGTAAAAATAGAAAATGCTGTCAAGGAAAGGCCGGCACAACTGGAAGCGGCCAAGCAGAAAGGGAAAAAGGTCGTCGGATGGTTCAGCTACAACGTCCCCGTGGAAATATTTCATGCCCTGGGCCTTATCCCGGTCAGACTTGGCCTGGGTGGTAGCGAGGCCCTGGTGGAAAAAGGGGGTCGCTATCTTTCCACACAGAATTGCGTATTCCTGAGGGAGGCGGTTGGTCTCTTCGAAGAAAATACGGACCCTTACATCAAGAGCGCGGATCTGGTCGTGTTCGACACCACCTGCCTGCAGACCTTCCGCACAGCACAAGTGGTCAAATACTATTTCAATGTGAACACCCTGCTTATCGACGTGCCGAAGAATTTCCATCTTCCCGAAGGAGTGGAATATTACCGCAAGGAAGTGGCGGATTTCGCCGCAAAACTGGAAGAATTCGCCGGCACCAAGCTCGACGCAGGGAAACTGGCCGAGTCGGTCCAGTTGCACAACGACATCAGGGCCGCAGTCAGAAAACTGTACGACTATCAGGCCGCAACCAATCCGGCCATTTCCTGGCGTGAAACCTACAATGTCGTGCAGGCAGGCTATTACCTCTGCAGAACCAAGTATCTGACCCTGCTGGAGGAATTGTTGGCCGAACTGAAAGAAGCCGTTGGGGAGCCGGTACTAAACGACCTGGGGGACAAGCCGCGGATCTTCATCTCCGGCAGCGTGATCCCACCCGGCGACACCAAGCTGATCGAAATCATCGAAAAGGCCGGGGCGAGGATCGTCGGCGATGATTTGTGGTCAGGATTGGCCCCTGCCATCGAGCTGGACATCAAGGAGCCGACCCTGAAAGGGATCGCGGAAGCCTATCTCGGCCGTTTTCCCCATGGCGCCCTCCCCATACTCGACGCAAAGACGGACCGAAGACTGGCGACCCGCACCGCGCTTGCCAGGAAATTCGGCGCCCATGGCGTGATCTATCACACCCTCCGCTATTGCGATCCGTTCACCTTCAAGGCATCCGAAGCAAAAAGGATACTGAACAACGAAGGCTTTGCCGTCCTGGAAATTCATACGGAATATGCGGGTTCCGATTACGAAGGGATCAGGACCCGGGTCGGCGCTTTTGTTGAATTGCTGGAAACCAGGGTAGCCCTGGCAAATGTAGCTTAG
- a CDS encoding 2-hydroxyacyl-CoA dehydratase family protein: protein MSSTHIFHYPEELKADFIKTPGLDFKNGKHVSAAEIWDFMTIEAPKRFPNAFDHSRRYYGRLSDDVTFFTGIKLGYMALSFRDRLLEAHESGTPIIHVAGGQTVDPYFAAGGIPIVPGPLRGWARDMKEGLTLRQADQVANEILEAGRITVSVDACNNPIGSISAISKGIVPVDLIAPYLNLRCTDIGFSIEAYRNKFNGIPFTLIDYPITGDKESAVEYFADMLRRLIKQIGDIRGKQATEEDLWNEIKLENRGRRAAREVTELVWSAALPPVQSSNLGSLITTGRFSSGDSLAATQLLEQAIVEIKERIKNSVVAHGVSSDPVKLLASGSCFGLNGEFVEAKGGLLVGTDDHLSKIYADVDETGNDPYVNLARAALTYNYEKPAEERARYVADLARKSGADGVVCGYNWGCNYQSATSRLVADIVKKETGIPTINIEVAELGRSEATEQTQNRIESFIEILKNGKAKKAA from the coding sequence ATGAGCAGTACCCACATATTCCATTATCCGGAAGAATTAAAAGCGGACTTCATTAAAACTCCCGGACTGGATTTCAAAAACGGCAAACATGTTTCAGCCGCTGAAATCTGGGATTTCATGACCATTGAAGCACCGAAAAGATTTCCCAATGCCTTCGACCACTCCCGCCGTTATTACGGCAGGCTGTCCGATGATGTCACGTTCTTCACCGGTATCAAGCTGGGCTACATGGCGCTTTCCTTTCGCGACCGGCTGCTGGAGGCCCATGAGAGCGGCACACCCATCATCCATGTTGCCGGAGGACAGACCGTTGATCCCTACTTTGCCGCCGGCGGCATCCCCATTGTTCCGGGGCCGCTGAGAGGCTGGGCGCGGGACATGAAGGAGGGTCTGACTCTGCGTCAAGCGGATCAGGTGGCCAATGAAATTCTCGAAGCAGGCAGAATTACCGTATCCGTCGATGCCTGCAACAATCCGATCGGCTCCATATCGGCCATCAGCAAAGGTATTGTACCGGTGGACCTGATCGCCCCCTACCTGAACCTGCGCTGCACCGACATCGGTTTTTCCATCGAAGCGTACAGGAATAAATTCAATGGTATTCCCTTTACCCTGATCGACTATCCGATCACCGGGGACAAGGAATCAGCCGTCGAGTACTTTGCCGACATGCTCCGCCGGTTGATCAAGCAGATCGGCGATATCCGCGGCAAACAGGCCACGGAAGAGGATCTCTGGAACGAGATCAAGCTGGAAAACCGGGGTCGCCGCGCAGCCCGCGAGGTGACCGAGCTTGTCTGGTCTGCCGCTCTCCCCCCTGTTCAGAGCTCCAACCTGGGCAGCCTGATCACTACCGGCCGCTTTTCCTCCGGCGATTCCCTGGCAGCGACCCAGCTCCTGGAGCAGGCTATCGTAGAGATCAAGGAACGGATCAAAAATTCCGTGGTTGCACACGGCGTCAGCTCCGATCCGGTGAAGCTGCTGGCATCCGGCTCCTGCTTTGGCTTGAATGGCGAATTCGTGGAGGCAAAGGGTGGCCTGCTCGTCGGCACCGACGACCACCTGAGCAAGATTTACGCGGATGTGGACGAGACCGGCAATGACCCATACGTGAATCTGGCCAGAGCGGCGCTCACCTATAACTATGAGAAACCGGCCGAAGAACGCGCCCGGTACGTCGCCGACCTGGCGCGGAAATCGGGCGCCGACGGGGTGGTATGCGGCTACAACTGGGGTTGCAACTACCAGTCGGCCACCTCCCGACTGGTGGCGGACATCGTCAAGAAGGAAACAGGCATTCCGACCATCAACATCGAGGTTGCCGAGCTTGGCCGCTCCGAAGCCACCGAGCAGACCCAGAACCGGATTGAATCGTTCATCGAGATTCTGAAAAATGGTAAAGCCAAGAAAGCCGCATAG
- a CDS encoding acyl-CoA dehydratase activase yields the protein MSIVVGIDIGSRTAKGVILNGETTHSTITATGLDMQETATWILSQLLEKSGHKYEEIDYIVGTGYGRVSINFDNIPTKIITEISCHGKGAHHLKPNTRTIVEMGGQDCKAIRLDKDGNVIDFNMNDKCAAGTGRFLEIIANNFQVKLEELGPLSLSAEEFVPISSTCTVFAESETISLLARGENKANIVKGIHHSIANRIAGMFSRVGVESDLFFSGGVAKNEGMKAVLEEVLKAKIVTLDNFDPQLVGALGAAVFAKELEAKQARKAA from the coding sequence ATGAGCATCGTGGTTGGTATCGACATCGGATCAAGGACAGCAAAAGGGGTAATTCTGAACGGCGAGACGACTCACTCGACCATAACGGCAACCGGTCTGGACATGCAGGAAACGGCGACCTGGATTCTTTCGCAACTGCTGGAGAAGTCCGGGCACAAGTACGAAGAGATCGACTACATCGTCGGTACCGGCTACGGCCGGGTATCGATCAATTTCGACAACATCCCCACCAAGATCATCACCGAGATCAGCTGCCACGGCAAGGGGGCTCACCACCTCAAGCCGAACACCCGGACGATCGTGGAAATGGGGGGACAGGACTGCAAGGCAATCCGCCTGGACAAGGACGGCAACGTCATCGACTTCAACATGAACGACAAGTGCGCCGCCGGTACGGGCCGCTTTCTCGAAATCATCGCCAACAACTTCCAGGTGAAGCTGGAAGAGCTGGGTCCCCTGTCGCTGTCAGCCGAGGAATTCGTCCCCATCAGCAGTACCTGTACGGTCTTTGCCGAATCCGAGACCATTTCGCTCCTGGCCCGGGGCGAAAACAAGGCCAACATCGTCAAGGGGATCCATCACTCCATCGCCAACCGGATCGCCGGGATGTTCTCCCGCGTAGGTGTCGAGAGCGACCTGTTCTTCTCCGGCGGGGTTGCCAAGAATGAGGGGATGAAAGCAGTTCTGGAGGAAGTACTCAAGGCGAAAATAGTGACGCTGGATAACTTCGACCCGCAGCTGGTCGGGGCTTTGGGTGCTGCGGTATTTGCCAAGGAGCTGGAAGCAAAGCAGGCAAGAAAAGCCGCATAA
- a CDS encoding HTH domain-containing protein gives MEKEEIRDIILDTMVVSLEAQLRALKKLRGAAEEVEPRSKGMSQIDMVLNILNAVGKPLHISQIIEDVEKTFGVKLERESLVSALSKKVMKEDRFIRTGKNTFALKGR, from the coding sequence ATGGAAAAAGAGGAAATCCGCGACATCATTTTAGACACAATGGTAGTTTCCTTGGAAGCGCAATTGCGGGCCTTGAAGAAACTTCGGGGTGCTGCCGAGGAAGTGGAGCCCCGCAGCAAAGGTATGTCGCAGATTGACATGGTGCTTAACATACTTAATGCAGTCGGAAAGCCACTACACATTTCGCAAATCATTGAAGATGTTGAAAAGACTTTTGGAGTAAAGCTGGAGAGGGAGTCTCTCGTCTCTGCTCTTTCAAAAAAGGTGATGAAGGAGGACCGTTTCATTCGTACCGGCAAAAACACCTTTGCCTTGAAAGGCAGGTGA
- a CDS encoding MoaD/ThiS family protein: protein MLSEQMTSLLQDACAGAFVQQRTQIRAMELSLGTLCALGRRTLSRSICAVGRQHQDWSADYKVFSRSQWEADQLFSPVLKEYCTRYPADQPVCVAFDDTKLAKSGRKIKSAFWQRDPLSPPFHVNFLYGLRFMHASLIFPHYRDGDFSARGYPVRFVECPAIKKPGKKATDEERAQYKKAVKTHNLSQQGLEMIKGLRVDLDRLGETKRRMVVAVDGSLCNRTILSKPLDRVEVVGRCRKDARLCFPAPAGGRRKYSEERFSPEGVRQDETIPWQTCRINFGGAWRDIRYKEVNNVLWQRGAKLRSLRLLVVAPQPYRTSPNAKRNYRDPAYLLSTDIQSDSQMLLQSYFDRWQIEVNHREQKDTIGVGNAQVWSDKSVPRQPAFAVASYSLLLLAGLKEFGPGRTHDFVPLPKWRKKANRPSALDLITLLRKEISEAPITDILKLNIAKNIMPYAYT from the coding sequence ATGCTGAGCGAACAGATGACATCTCTCTTGCAGGATGCCTGTGCTGGGGCTTTTGTTCAACAGCGAACCCAAATCCGCGCTATGGAGCTTTCTCTTGGAACTTTGTGCGCATTGGGGCGACGGACCCTCTCCCGTTCCATTTGTGCCGTTGGAAGACAGCATCAGGACTGGAGTGCTGATTACAAGGTGTTTTCCCGTAGCCAGTGGGAGGCCGACCAGTTGTTCTCTCCGGTCTTGAAAGAGTATTGTACGCGGTACCCTGCGGATCAGCCTGTTTGTGTGGCGTTTGACGATACCAAGCTGGCCAAGAGCGGGCGAAAGATCAAGTCGGCCTTTTGGCAAAGGGATCCGCTGTCTCCGCCGTTCCATGTCAACTTCCTGTATGGCTTGAGATTTATGCACGCATCCCTGATCTTCCCTCACTACCGGGATGGCGATTTCTCCGCTCGCGGATATCCTGTCCGCTTCGTGGAATGCCCAGCGATCAAGAAGCCGGGGAAAAAGGCAACTGATGAAGAGAGGGCGCAATACAAGAAGGCGGTGAAGACTCATAATCTCTCGCAGCAGGGACTTGAAATGATCAAGGGGTTGAGAGTCGATCTTGACCGTCTGGGGGAAACAAAGAGGAGAATGGTGGTCGCAGTTGATGGCAGTCTCTGTAATCGCACCATCCTCTCCAAACCGCTGGATCGTGTTGAGGTTGTCGGTCGTTGCAGGAAAGATGCGCGGTTGTGTTTTCCTGCTCCGGCAGGAGGAAGGCGCAAATACAGCGAAGAGCGATTTTCTCCTGAAGGGGTCAGGCAAGATGAGACGATCCCCTGGCAAACCTGCAGGATTAATTTTGGCGGAGCATGGCGGGATATTCGGTACAAAGAAGTCAATAATGTTCTGTGGCAAAGAGGTGCGAAACTCCGCTCTCTTCGGCTGCTGGTGGTTGCACCGCAACCGTACAGGACATCGCCAAATGCTAAAAGGAATTATCGTGACCCGGCCTATCTCTTGAGCACTGACATACAAAGTGACTCTCAGATGTTGCTGCAAAGTTACTTTGATCGTTGGCAGATAGAGGTCAATCATCGTGAGCAAAAGGATACCATTGGTGTCGGAAACGCTCAGGTCTGGTCTGACAAGTCTGTCCCACGACAACCGGCATTCGCCGTTGCCAGCTACAGCCTCTTGCTGCTTGCGGGATTGAAAGAATTTGGACCTGGACGTACTCATGACTTTGTTCCCTTGCCAAAATGGAGAAAAAAAGCAAACAGACCTTCGGCTCTCGACCTGATTACTCTACTCAGAAAGGAGATCAGCGAAGCACCAATTACCGATATTTTGAAACTTAACATCGCGAAAAATATCATGCCCTACGCATATACTTGA
- a CDS encoding ABC transporter ATP-binding protein, producing MYQKPGTVKVANLHKKFVAKGKEVPVLEDINLSVSPGEFVSVIGQSGCGKTTFLRLLASLETDYSGEILVDGKKINGPSLNRGVVFQDHRLLPWLTVEKNIGLGLKKLNGKDKKKIIQEHIDLVGLNGFENAHPSQLSGGMSQRAAIARALVNRPEILLLDEPLGALDALTRMYMHKEIERIWKAEAITMIMVTHDVEEAIYLSDKIVIMSSRPGTIRKIVPVQLPRPRDRASYDFQKLKDEVLAEFHLDADKLFSYAI from the coding sequence ATGTATCAGAAACCAGGGACAGTAAAAGTGGCAAACCTGCACAAGAAGTTCGTTGCCAAAGGGAAGGAGGTACCAGTTCTTGAGGATATCAACCTCAGCGTGTCGCCGGGAGAGTTCGTCAGCGTCATCGGCCAGAGCGGCTGCGGAAAAACCACCTTTTTGCGCCTGCTGGCTTCCCTGGAAACCGACTACAGCGGCGAAATCCTCGTGGACGGCAAGAAGATCAACGGTCCCAGCCTGAACCGGGGGGTGGTATTCCAGGACCATCGGCTCCTGCCGTGGCTCACGGTGGAAAAAAATATCGGTCTCGGACTGAAAAAGCTGAATGGCAAGGACAAGAAGAAAATCATCCAGGAGCATATCGACCTGGTGGGGCTGAACGGTTTCGAAAACGCGCACCCGTCCCAGCTTTCCGGGGGGATGTCGCAGCGGGCGGCCATTGCACGGGCGCTGGTGAACAGGCCGGAGATTCTGCTTCTCGACGAACCGCTGGGAGCGCTGGACGCCCTGACCCGCATGTACATGCACAAGGAGATCGAGCGGATCTGGAAAGCAGAAGCCATCACCATGATCATGGTCACCCATGACGTGGAGGAGGCGATTTATCTATCCGACAAGATCGTTATCATGTCGTCCCGTCCGGGGACGATCAGGAAGATCGTTCCGGTCCAGCTCCCCAGACCGCGGGATCGGGCATCGTATGATTTTCAGAAACTAAAGGATGAGGTGCTGGCGGAGTTTCACCTGGATGCGGATAAGCTGTTCAGCTATGCCATCTGA